The Leishmania mexicana MHOM/GT/2001/U1103 complete genome, chromosome 27 sequence CACTCAGCCGTCGTGTGTACCGCCTCTGAAGAGACTACGATCtgcatctttttttttcgtgcacGCTTCTTGTGGTGCATCCCGTTGCGCATCATGTTGCACAGGGTCCCCCTCAAGCATCGCCTttcactccctctctctccacaccCCTTTCGCACTCTCCCTTGTGACCCTCTACACGCGGTGCATCTGTGTCAAAGCTTACCCAACGACCCTCAGTCTCCATCGCCCTCAACGCCCTCCAATCCAACCACCACTTCCGTCTCGGTGCTTCTTTTGTTGACTTGTATGTTCTCCAGCCGTTTTCTCTACCGATCCTCTTCAACGATGCCCGCTACCGTCGCCGAGCTGATCACCAAAAACAAAGTGGTGGTTTTCTCGTGGGTGCACTGCCCGTACTGCTCTCGCGCCAAGGAGATCCTCAAGTCGCTTGTGAAGGACATACAAGTTTACGAGTGCGACCAGATGGAAAACGGTGAGGAACTTCGTGCGCATATCCTGCAGGCGTACCACCACGACACAGTGCCGGCGATCTTCATCAATGGTGAGTTCATTGGCGGGTGCAGCGACTTGCAGGCCATCCAGAAGAGTGGCGAACTGGCCGCGAAGCTTGCGTGAAGTAGGACGATTGCTACCTGAAAGAGGAGTGGGCGAGAGGTGAGCGTGCCTATGACCCCTGCAAGTCGTTTTCTTTCGTATttatgcatgtgtgtgtgtgtgtctgaaAATCACACGTCACAGTAAAAAAAAATTACGCACGGTGTGGGTGAGTGTGCCGGCGGCACCCCGTTGACCATGTGTTTCTCTCCTGGTCTGTGTCCAGTCTCCGCGGGGACAGGAGATGAGAAGGTAGAACTCGTTCAAAATGTTTCCGGACTTTGTACGGACTGGGCAGGTTGAAGCCGTCAGTAAAACGCGTCATGCCGTCTCCTTAGGGTCCATGGACAGGGCTGCGATGTGTGCGCTCTCATGATCCAACAATCCCACCCCCTCAGCTTGGATGACCTCTGACGTCtatcctctcctctgctcgcACAGCATGGCAGCTGCAATGCCCACACCCCTCTTGCTCCGTAcagtctctcctcccctctcctccccctctctttctgcaGACAATACGCCATGTGAGCAGAGCGAGTGTTTAGGCGCATTGCCTCACCCGTCACCACCCCGACAGAGACCGCCACCGTCAAGCATGTCGGGTGCACCGAGGTCCGGCAACAGGCGAATGCAAGCGTCGTCTTGCACTCCTTGAGAGGTGCAGGGCGGATTacgcagcagaggcactaAACGGGCCGAAGAAGATCCTGGCAGCCCCTCTCCGCGCCcaggagcagcaccagccgcacgAGCCCTCAAAGAACTCTGAAGACAGGGCTGCCCATCGGGTGGCCCGGAGAGGGACAGGACAGGATAATGAGATGCTCACCGGGGGTGGTGGCTTGCCACGCGGGAAGACGAAacgccgcggagctgcatTTTCTTCTGCAACAGTACATACCCACACCTGTTGGCGGACCGGATGATGTGCATACGATGCGCCTGACGAGGATGTGCATAGTCGACGCACTATCTACGGAAGCTTTCAAGTTTAGACGTGGAAAGGGCGATCCTTCACTATCAAACTCTGGCGGGTCACTCACAAGCCCACGCAGGTGTGCCAGACCGCGGCACTTGGGTTATAGAAGGCGCGTAGGTGCCGAGTGTGGGAGAGGGAAGTTCAATGGTATATCGGCACCGCAGAAATAAGTGTGCCGAACGTGATGTGGAGAAGCGTAATCTGTGCGAGGATGCAGGAGGGAAACTCCGAGTCGCTGGACAACGCACGACCCGCGGGAAGCGCAcgcttcttctctccctccagcTCCGGCACGGGTaaccgagggagggggtcagGTCTGAAAGGCTGCGACGATATCCAACCCATCCAACCTTTAATCATCGCGCTCAATCTTTCTCACACGCCTCCttcgtcccccctcccccgtttcAGTAGCTGACTTGTAAGCCACGATGTGCACTCCGCAttcgccatcgccacctGTGTCTCTCAGCTCCATCTGCTACACTTGCACAAAAAAGTCAGGCGTCGTAACTCCCCCTCTTCGACCTCCCGTCCCTCTCCCTATCGCTTCCCTCCTTCGTCTATGAGGCCCTCCTGCACAACCTGCGCATGCGCAACGTGTTCTCGTTTACTGTTCCGAGAGCTGACGCGCGTGGTGGTGTCTGGAGGGGAAAGAGCGAACGGAGTGGCGGTCCCCTCTCGGCGGgagatgcgccgccgcgcacagcACGGCAGACGCAAACACGATCCAAGGCGCGCCTTGCAGCAATGCTTTTtgagcggcgctgcggcgatcACCGAACCGACGTCTGTTTCGCTGTGTTGGTGCGCTCTAGCGCGGCACTCTTCCATGGTGCATTCGGTTTTCTCTAACCGACGGCTGTTCCGACGGCGTTGTTTCCTTCTCGAAGGCAGAGACGACACAGCCACCACGCAAACCTCCCACTATGAAGGTGTGGGTGCAGCAttgagcgaggaggcggaggagggggtggggacaTCCTCTCCTTCGCGTTGTCCATCGCAGGCCCAGGCCGGAGAAACGCGGTTTTTTTTGCCAGCATTTGCCTCTCTTCTTCATTTCCCTTTGCCCGTACTCCCTCCGTCTTTCTCCCCGTCCCACCGCCCTCCCTTCGCTTTACAATGCCCACAAGCAACCACGGCTCTGCAGACCGGTGGATGAGAATCGAGCGCttacccacacacacaaaaaaaaacgtcaGTGTCTACAGGTCGCGTATTATAAAGTCGTAGATTCGTGTTGAGGCGTTCCCACCGACAGTGtctcgccaccaccaccaccccacctgGTCCTTTCCTCACCGGGCCTCCTATTATGCTGCGTATGAGTCCCACCCTCTTTGCCTTTCATCATTTTTAGAGCTTCGCATTGTGTCCCTCGCGGAATCCCTCTTTATTGTCGTGTGCACGGTGCGAAGTGGTCGTGGTCGTCTCTGGCTGTCACCATACATGGGCTTCCGCTTCCACACCACCATCGCCCACCCGTTCCTTTCTTCATTCACTCTTCGCTTTCTCGGTGTGTGCAACTCTGTCCGGTGTACCCATTTTCTGCGAGGCGCGTgcatatttttttttcttccgcctcctgctgccgctgcttttcCTCTTCGTtgtcccctcctctcccctctctcacggTGGTCGTTGCTGTTCGCCTCTGtgtcgcttttttttcttcacgTGTATTGTTACTCTCGAGAAATTTGTGGCTTACATGTATAGTGTCTCTCCTTCTTGTACAATATCCTGCTCTGCCGTGCGCGTCCTTTTCTGAggctgcacacacgcgttcGCGGGGTCTGGAGCTTTCCTATGCAgggctctctccctctccccttcgtTTCGCATCTGTTTCCGGTGTTGTATGGGCGGCTGTTGTGCCGGTAGCGGCTGCCTTGTCCGTCCTGTGTGTGTTCCTCTCCCCTGGGCTCGCCTGTTTGTGGTTCTTTGTAGGCTTTAATAACACacggcaccagcgcacgAGGAGGACAGCTCCATCACTCACGTGCGGTTGTGGACCTCCTTGCGTGTTCTTTTTGGTGTGGTTGCTCAACGCTGTCATAGctgcaccctccctcccttcctccaccCTTCTCTGGTTGTGTCTCTAAGGGACAGACTGTCCCTCATACGCTTCCATACATTATTCGATTTAGAGTACCGTACACGTGCCAGGTGGCGCAGTTCTTACGACTCCTTTGGTGTGCCCACTCTGGCCGCTACAACCGCGCTCTGTCGGTGTCTCACACGTAGGAAAGTAGCGTCATAACTGCCTCCTCACCTGCGCGTTCACTTcatccttttttttattcGTGTGCTGCAGGCCAACTGCGCACGGACGCACGGCGATCACGCGCCATCTATACTCCCTATCACTTTCAGGcttgctggcggcggcgctacTGTGAGATCGGACTTGCACGACACCGCACCCGGTTGTGCTGCAAAGGCCCtcgcagcgacgaggacaaGGCGCTGCTCCTTACCTATAGCGGAGTCCCACGCACGGAAGCGCAAGTTCAGAGACTGGTGCGTGTACGAACTCACAATGTACGAAGAAGCGGGCTATGCCGTAGTACAGCGGTACAGCCGATGGCAGAAAAAGAAGGTGCGCACCATCATCGTCAACGCCCATGCCAAGAACGCGTCGCAGAAGTCCATTTCTGGTGCCATCGCTCTTGCAAAGCCGTTTGATCGCATCGAGTTGACCGGTGGTGAGTACCATGAGTCCGTGGCTGTTCAGATGCCGCTGGAACTGGTCGCCTCGGAGGGCGAGGATCCGCACatcttctctcgctcctccaCCATCACGATCGCAACGAGTGGCATTGATGTCTACATGGAGCGCATTGTCGTCTCTTCTCGCAGTAGCAGCAAGCTCGAAGCCGCCGTTGTCGCCATCGCAGGCAACCCAATTCTTTtccgctgccactgcagctCCCTGCTCATCGGGGGCAACGCCGTAGCGCACGTCGACGAGTGCACTGTCAAGGAAAGTGTCAGCGGCATCGGCATCGTTGTGCACGAGAGTGGCGGCGGTATCATCAAATCCTCGACGATCCGCAATCACCGCAACGTGTGTTTCGACATCGACACGCGCGGCGAGTTAGCGGTGACGGAGTGCACGATCGACAACAACACTGGTGGCGATGCCATGAGCATCTCCGGCGCCGTCAGCTCCATCAGTCGTGACTCCGGTTCCTCTTCCACGTCGTGCAGTCAAGTCCAGGTGACGCACTGCCACTTTTCCATCTccggcggcgccagcagcggtgcgtctGGTGGGGTTTCTACAAGCTCCTTAGGGAGTGCCTGTGGCATCATCCTCACCCAAGGAGCCGCACCGACCATCGCCTCGAACGAGTTCATTGAGGGCGAGATTGGCGTGCTGATGGAAGGCCCCAGCACGGCGCAACTGAAAGGGAACGTGATCCGCTGCcaacggcgctgcggcatctTGGCCCTTGTGGAGGAGAGCTTTGGCTACGCCCACAACCATCAGACACTGCGTATCACGGGTGACAACGTAATTgaccgctgccgcgtggGCATCGATGCCCAGTGCGCTATCAGCCGTGCCTCGTACATCCAGCAGCAAAAttccgccaccgccatgACAGGAGCCGGATCTGGCGTTGGTGCCCCAGCCGAAGCCGGTCTTAACGTCAGCACCATCGGCGGCAACGTGAGCGGGGCGGATCGTTTCTTGTCGGACGAACTGCCAAACCCGAAGCGGGCCTTTGCGTGGACACCGGTGCAAGGCAACGCATCGCCGCCATGCTCGCGCGACGCGGCCTGCTTCCTgccctccacctcgtcgACGACCCCGCTTGTGCGCATGGAGAACAAGTGGCACTCGCTGGACCAGCTCAGGGCAAATCTCCAGCAGCTCGTGACCATGACACTGCAGGCAAACCCCACATGTCTGCAGCCGACTTTCGAGATtggcaccagcaccgccacgatCGTGAATGAGAGGCtcgacgccaccgctgcgaaCCCGTTTGCGAACATCTTGAACGACATGCTCGGCACGCAACTCATCCATCGAAAAGGCACCCCAGCATCGCAGTGCGAAAtgctgcgggtgcgcggGAACAAGGGCATCGACATCATCAACACAAAGTTCTCCAACTGCGATATCTGCGCCATTCGCTTCGGCCGCCAAGGGTACGGACTGGTCGAAGAGTGCGTGTTTGAGGATTGCGGAACATACGCGATTGTTGTGGACTGCGCAGCGCACCCGCTCATCACCGGCTGCCGCTTCCTGCGCTCTCGCGGAGCCAGCATCCTGGTGACCAACTTCGCGAATCCGCTCATCATCGGCAACGAGGTGGCGAGCGGAAAGCGAGACGGCATTCTGCTCGCCAGCATGAGTCGCGGTCTGATTATCGGCAACATCATCGCCACGCACGTTGGAGCTGGCATCCGCGTCGACAAACACAGCCAGCCCCTCATCTGCGCCAACGCCATCTTCCAGAACCGCAAAGGCGGCATAGCTGTCGCCGAAGGTAGCAAGCCAACGATTCTGCTCAACAATCTCGTAGCGAACCTGTACGCACAGGTGAACTGCACCGAGGGCGCCGACGCCTTCATCTCGCATAACCgcatcaccgcctccacAGACACCGGCATCCGCATCGACtcgtgcagccgctgcactgTTCTTTCCAACACCATCAGCTTCAACGGCGACGGCATCCTCGTCGAACTGGACGGCGACCCTTACGTGCAGGACAATGACATCACAGACAACACGCGTGCAggagtgcgcgcgtgcaaCAACGCGCTGGGCGTGTTCGTGGGGAACCGCATCCGAAAAAACATGGGGCCGAACGTGCTCTTGACGGAGGGCGCCTCCTCGGTGTTTCGCGCTAATCGCATCGAGGAAAGCGCACAAGGAGGCGTGGTCGTGTGCAACGAGGGGCACGGCTTCTTCGAGCGCAACACCATCGCAGCGAACGCAACCGCCAATGTTCTGGTGGCGGGTGCGTATTCCGAGCCGGAGTTTCTGCGCAACGTCATCTCTAGCTCGCGCTCTGGCTGCGGGATAGTCTGCGggcacggcgccggtggcagCTTCCTGCGCAACAGCATTCACGGAAACTTCCAGTGCGGTGTGTTCATCCTGGAGGGGTCGAATCCGACGTTTCAGGGCAACAACATCGCACGCGAGGCTGTCGGCGTACTTGTGTCGGACGGTGGCAAGGGATCGTTCACACAGAATGTCATCGAGGACTGCTACGGCAGTGGCGTGCTGGCACAGAGGCAGGCGAACCCGGTCTTTTCACAGAACAGGGTGACGGGCTGTCAGATGAGCGGGCTACATATCGCCCCGGACAGCGTCGGCCTGTTTGAGCAGAATGACGTGACGCGGAACGACATTGGGGTGCAGTTCGGCTCATCCATGGACTCCGCAGTCATTCAGATCCACTCCTCGTATCTTGATGAGGCCGACACGAGCAACAAGGACTTGTCGGCGGCGTTTCAGCGCAGAGCATCACGTACAGCGCAGCATCGCTCTAGCGTCTTCGCGACGAACACGGATGCGAGTGTGCTGCACAGCATTGCGAGCACGTCGTTGCAGCGGAGTGCGAGCGTGGTTCGGTCGCCGGCGAGTGTCGTTCGCGGCAATATCATCACCGCCAACCTACGGGGTGGTGTTTTGTTGGATGCCTTTCCGAACGGTATCTTGGAACAGAACGACATCTTCCAGAACAACGCGTACGGTATCCGTGGCGACGCCACAtacgctgcagcgcgtgcgctaGCGGTGTTGACGGCCACGCTTGGTGCCACAGACCGCAGCTCTGTGATACGGCCGCCATccttgcagcagcagcagcagtcctCCTTTGAAGAGCTGCAACCAGTCATGCTGATTCGCGCCAACAATGTCTACGGCCACGACGAGGCGAACATCTTCCTTGATCACTTCGACGGCGACAAGCACGAGACAACCATCACGGAGAACACCATCTACGGGGCCCCGTacggcgtgtgtgtagcgAACAACTCCACGGTTCACTCGATGAGCAAGAACGAGGTCCACACATGCATGGACGGTTTCGCCTTCGCgagcggcggccacggctgCTACACAGCGAACCACATCCGCAACTGCACCTACTCGGGTATCTACATCTCCGACAAGGCCTACCCTGACTTCACCGACGCCAACCGCATCGAGAATTGCGGCTTCAGCGGCGTCCTGGTGGACGTGAATGGCCAAGGCGTGTTTCTCAACAACACCATCTGTCACTGCGCCACGGGCGTCGTCGTATTCTGCGGCCCCACCACACCATTTCACGTGTCCTATGAGGAGGTGATTCATGCGCGcatcctctcctccaccccgACGTTCACGGGGAACACGGTCGAAGAAAATGAGCTTCATGGCGTGCTGCTACTCAGCGTCATTTCGGGATGTCCGCTGcgctcgcctctcctcctgccctgcagtggcgctggcggAAAGTCTGCCGAAGTTTCGCTGGCAGACAGCTCGTCTGACGAGCCGCAGCACGACGCGCCCGCACCCTACTCCTCTGCGGTTGGCGGGATAGTAACCGCGCGAGGCAATCGACTCTGCGTCACCTTCGAAAAAAATATTATTCGACGCAATCGCATGATGGGCGTTTACCATGACCGCTTCGAGCACTGGGACCTTTCAGCGCTCGAGAAGACGCACGCGGAGAGGAAGCCGTCCGCCGGCAATCCAGTGAAGAACGCGTACGGCGGGTACGAGATTCTGCTTGGCACGTCGCAAATTCTCGACAACGACGAGCACCAACGACAGCGTCAGCTGAAGCAGGTGAGTCTTATCGAGAACATCATCACAGAGtgcagcgtcggcgtcggtgcTGGGTACGGCTGCCATCCGTATCTTCAGCGCAACAATATCCATCACAACACTTTCttcggcctcctcctgcgcttCGGCTCAGCTGTCTCGGCTTACGGAAATGCCATCTGCGACAACGGCCTGGCTGGCGTGTACGCGGCGTCCGGGGCGAAGGGGTACATTGCCAAAGGCACCATCGAGTCGAACAACGGCTGGTGCCGACCGGAGGCAAGTCCACACACGCCGCGCAGCTTCGACGACTGCATCTTTTCAAAGTCGTTTTTCACGCAGTCGATGGTGGACACtgtggaggagagcgtgcgcgccaccgccgccgcggcaggcagGAGACTTCGggcgtgctgccgcgcgtACGAGCAGATGACTCGCCTTGCCGAGGTCCACGTCTTCACCATGACGGACGCCCTCCGCTACCTCGCCGAGCTTGTCGCGGCCTCTTCTGGCGGCTTGACGCTGGCCAGCGGCTGTGCCCCATCGGCGCTCTTCGAAGTGGTGGAAGGTGCCTCGTCTAGCGCGAcgggcgccgcagcgtcgagTAGGCGGTGGCTCGGTGGTGTGGCTTTGGCCGACTACGCGGACGTATCCACGgccgacggcggcatcggGGTGTGGGTGCAGACGGGAAGTCGGGTGACGATTCAGGGCAACGAAATTGGCAAGCACCAGAACAGCGGTGTGCTCATCACGAAAGGCGTACTGCAGCACCACTCGGTTCTGCACAAATCGTTTAACATGGAGGAAGGCAGGAAGGCGAACACGAAACTCGAGATGTTGGCCTCCCTACCTGACCGTGTgaagacgacgaagacgacggcgagcaACACGGCGGTGGACATCTTTGCCGTGCAACGCGAAGCACCGCCTCTTGCCTGCGTGGAGCCCGGTGCCCTTTTCACGACACAGATGCTCTACGCGACGGGAATTTTGGCGGCCGTGCAGGTTGCCGCATCCACTACCTTCGAGAGCCTCGACGCTGACTTTGCATCCTTCTTGCATCACagcctctccttctcttcaTTGCATGGGCTccaggcggaggagaaaagGCAGCGCGTGGACTCTCTCCACCACATCCACATCGCAGACAATGtcatcagcagcaacaggGATGGGGTGCACGTGGAGGTGTTCCACCGCCTACAGGCGTGTGCCACGCccagcgcggccgcggctgctgcggcgtccgTCAACCGCATCAAGGCGCGCTCCGGTGGTGGCGCAAACAACGCGAGTGATCTGATGCCGCACGCTCCCATAGAGGCACACGCGCTACCGCGGTTTCAGCGCGCAAGTACGCCAAAGTTCTCTGCAGCACCGACAGCTTTTGTGAACGACAcggcttcggcggcggcggcgacgagcgcCTTCCGCGCCTCGTCGCACGACATTGACGTGATGGAGTGCGCCTACAATGCCTCCGACTTCACGATTGTGATGCAGGGGAACACCGTGACGCAGAATCGTCGCTACGGTGTGTACGCGGTGCACGTGGCGAACGTGCACTGCGAGCGCTGGCTCTCGGGTCGTAGCGCGCTGAACGAGACCATCGCAGCTCAGTACGACAGCATTCGGTCCAAGCTGGTCCtggggagggagacgacgCGAGTGAGTGTGACGCTGCCGTTTGAGTTACATGCACTCAAGCAAAAGGTAGGCCACGCTCTGTTCCGGAAGAACGACCTCTTCAGCAACCAGCACACGCAAGTCTGCGTGACGTCACGGTACGTTGCCCTGACGCAAGACGGCGACCgaacgctgctgcagctggacaCGACGGCCCCCCTGTCGGGGTCCAACTACGCCTCGCAGGTGCTTGTCGGGATCCCTCTGATGGCGAGCCTActccagctgccgccgcctggcTTGCTGCTGTGGGATGAGAACAAGGTACACGACGCAAAGAGcggggtgctgctgtgcggcTACCTCGGACCGCACAGTGTCCGTTTCCAACGCAACACCTTCACGAACATCGTCAGCGACGCCCTCTGTGTGCAGGGACATCTGGCGTGTGCAAcagtggggaaggggaacCTCTTCGAGCGCAATGGTGTGGGACTCcacctggcgcagcagcaacagatTCGCCTCGTGTCGTCTCCGGCAACGGCGCTGACCGACCTGCGAACGCGCGTGTTTCATAACACGTTCAGAGAAGCCAAAGACTCGTCCATTTTGCTGGAGTGCGTCGGTGCGGAGGCGCCGCTAGTGTACCAAAACGAGTTCAGTGGGCACACGCcgggcacggcggcgctgtaCTTGCACAGTGACAGGgccggcggagcggcggtggtgcagggcAACGTCTTTTCGGAGAACCACATCCCCGTCTTTCTCATTGGTGGAAACGAGTCTGGGGTGGAGAGCCCGCTCTACGCCTCCCCCATCACCCTTGTCGAGAACCAGTTCACGGGCAACTACGTCGGCGCCTTCGTCTGCAACGGCGCTGCCCCGACGCTCGAGCGAAATCTCTTCGAAAAAAACACCCGGGCGGGcctggaggtggtggggagcgGCACCAaaccg is a genomic window containing:
- a CDS encoding glutaredoxin-like protein; protein product: MFSSRFLYRSSSTMPATVAELITKNKVVVFSWVHCPYCSRAKEILKSLVKDIQVYECDQMENGEELRAHILQAYHHDTVPAIFINGEFIGGCSDLQAIQKSGELAAKLA